One Caretta caretta isolate rCarCar2 chromosome 6, rCarCar1.hap1, whole genome shotgun sequence genomic region harbors:
- the ADM gene encoding pro-adrenomedullin translates to MKLVHIALLYLGSVTFLGVDAARLEVASEFKRKWTKWALSRAKRDAIPPSTFSGQVAAADVQPLIRSQDVKEDPRVSYPSAPEDARIRVKRYRQSMNSFPHFQAMRMGCRFGTCTIQQLAHQIYQLTDKDKDGAAPVSKISPLGYGRRRRSVPAPSRTQSPWLALRPSRRDSTSAAAPGQPGRLQAQLRAPSLRRT, encoded by the exons ATGAAACTGGTTCACATAGCCCTCCTCTATCTCGGGTCCGTGACCTTCCTTGGGGTGGATGCTGCACGGCTAGAGGTCGCTTCAGAATTCAAAAGAAA ATGGACCAAATGGGCACTGAGCCGGGCCAAGCGCGACGCGATACCCCCCAGCACGTTCAGCGGGCAAGTGGCAGCTGCGGACGTGCAGCCTCTCATACGGTCACAGGACGTGAAGGAGGATCCCCGAGTCTCGTATCCCAG CGCCCCAGAGGATGCCCGCATCCGCGTGAAGCGCTACCGCCAGAGCATGAACAGCTTCCCCCACTTCCAGGCCATGAGGATGGGCTGCAGGTTCGGGACCTGCACGATTCAGCAGCTGGCCCACCAGATCTACCAGCTGACGGACAAGGACAAGGACGGCGCCGCCCCTGTGAGCAAGATCAGCCCCCTGGGATACGGCCGCAGGCGGCGCTCGGTGCCAGCCCCTAGCCGGACGCAGTCCCCGTGGCTCGCCCTGCGCCCCAGCCGCCGGGACAGCACGAGCGCCGCAGCCCCGGGCCAGCCGGGCCGGCTGCAGGCGCAGCTCCGCGCCCCCTCTCTCAGGAGGACTTAG